Part of the Candidatus Sulfotelmatobacter sp. genome is shown below.
GCCGATCTGATCGCCCGCGTGGAAAAGGAATATCAGCTCGGCCTGGCCAACTATCAGGCGGGCAAAGTTGAAGAAGCCAGGCAGAATTTCGACAACGCACTGAACTCCCTGCTGGGCAGCAATCTCGATGTCCGTTCCGATGAACGGCTGCAAACCGAATTCGATCACATCGTTGAAGGCGTCAACAAGCTCTATCCCGGCGGCACTGCGGAAGCTGACTCGCCGCAGGATTCGTCCCAAGAAGCCCAGCAGAAGACCGAGCCGGCGCCCATCGACGAGACCAACGGTATCACGCCCGCGCCCGATGCCGGGGTAAAGGCCAAAGCGCAAGCCGAAATCAAGAACATGCACTCCGACCTGCCCCTGATGATGACCGATCAGGTCGCCGGCTACATCACTTACTTCTCGGGTCGCGGACGCGGCACCTTCGAGCACGCCTTTGCCCGCTCGGGCCGCTATCACGACATGATCGTCTCCACGTTGAAGCAGGAAGGCCTTCCGCAGGATTTGATCTACCTCGCGCAGGCCGAGTCCGGATTCCATCCGCTTGCAGTTTCACGCGCGGGCGCCCGCGGCATCTGGCAGTTCATGGCCTCCCGCGGACGCGGCTACGGTCTGCACCACAACATGTGGGTCGACGACCGCCAGGATCCCGAGAAATCGACTCGCGCCGCCGCCCACCACCTGAAAGATCTCTACAACCAGTTCGGCGATTGGTATCTCGCCATGGCAGCCTACAACTCCGGGCCGGGCACGGTGCAGGCGGCCGTGAAGCGCACCGGCTATGCCGACTTCTGGGAGCTCTACCGCCGCAACGTTCTGCCCAAGGAGACGCGCAACTATGTGCCCATTATTCTGGCCGTGACCATCATGGCCAAAAATCCTTCGCAGTATGGGTTGGATGGCGTGGCCATGGAGCATCCGGCGGATTACGATGCTGTCACGATTAACTACCCCGTAGACTTACGCTTGGTCGCAGAGTGCGTGGGTTCTACGCCGGATCAACTGGAAGACCTAAATCCCAGTCTGCTGCGCATGACCACGCCGCGCGAAGGCCCGTTTGAGCTGCACCTGCCTGCCGGAACGAAAGATCAATACGAAACCGCCGTCGCGTCGATCCCGGCCGACATGCGGCTGTGGTGGCGCTATCACACGGTTCGCTCCGGCGACACGCTCGCCTCGCTGGCGCGAACTTATCACACCACGCCCAAGTCCATCGTCGCGGCGAATCATCTTGAGGGCACCGAACTGGAAGCCGATGCGCAGTTGGTCATCCCGGTCACACCCGGCAAGCATCCGACCAGCGACACGGCAACCTACGCCCGCCGCATCACGCGTTACAAAGTTCATGCGGGGGACACGGTCGAAACCGTCGCCGATAATTTCGGCATTTCGCCGCAGATGCTGCGCCGCTGGAACGGCATCCACGGCGACAGCCTTCGCGGACGCAAAGTGCTGGCCCTGCATCTGCCGGTTTCGCCGTCCGCGCACGAGCCGGAAGTAGCCTCAACTCGTTCCAAGGCGAAACATCCGGGCGTAGTAACCAAACCCGCCGAGACCGCTGTGACCAAGGCCCCGGCCACGAAGTCGGCGCAAATTGAACGGGTGCCGGTGGTGGCCGCAGTCGTTCACCACAAAGTGAGGAGCGGAGAAACGCTCTACTCCATCGCCAACGCCTACCGCACTACCGTCGCCGCTCTCAAGCGCGACAACCGCAACGTAGCCGTGATCCGGCCGGGAATGATTCTGATCGTGCAAGCCGCTCGCTGAACGGGACGAGATCCACCGGAAGCGCCAAAACTACGAAGTACACGAAGGCCGTCGCGTTCTTTCTTGGTTTGACTTCCTTGGTTTGACTTCGCGAACGTTCATGGCCTTCATGGTTCACGCCTGCAACGGGTATTAAGCCCCCTCGAATATTTGTTTTTTTACCCCGCGTTCATCTTGCAGTCACTTTCCTTTCATTTGGCTTTGCTAATCCTCGTAAAAGCATCTGTCAAATCTTCAGGAGGAACCCACCATGACTTTCTCTCGCGGACTCAGTGTCGGCGCGTCCGCCGTCGTTCTTCTGCTCGCGTCCTCGTCAGCGCTTGCCCAACAATCCAGCCAAAAGCAACCCTCCAATCCCATTCAGCATGTGCTCCTCATCAGCGTCGATGGTATGCACGCGGTTGATTTACTGAACTGCGCCAATGGCATTACCACCACCAACAACGGTCAACCCTATTGCCCCAACCTTGCCGCCCTGAGCACGACCGGAATCAACTACGTCGCCGCCAGCACCTCGAAGCCCTCGGATTCGTTTCCGGGCCTGACCGCGATCGTCACCGGCGGCAGCCCGGCGTATACCGGCGTCTACTATGACGTCGCTTATTCCCGGAATTTCTCGGCTCCCAAGGAGACCACCGGCAACGGCTTGGCAGGTGGCCCCTGCACCCCCTACGGGTCGGCTACGGGTACCACGACCGAGTACGAAGAAGGCATCGACATCGACAAGACAAAAGTGAACGGTGGCGCTCCCGGCGCGTCGCTGACCGACGGCGGCTTTGCCTCGATCGATCCCAAGCACCTGGTTCGCGATCCCAGCACCGGCTGCAAGCCGGTTTGGCCCTGGGAATTCGTCCGCGCCAACAGCATCTTCACCGTGATTCACAACGCGGGCGGATACGCAGCCTGGTCCGACAAGCACCCGGCC
Proteins encoded:
- a CDS encoding LysM peptidoglycan-binding domain-containing protein: MRFGNLYVRTALLAILISAGIACQTAQKPVSLLPPATAPALKPASPSAQNPAPSVKAAQQQNAAAERPASAESPSAAQTPLSDTVSPSDPVADLIARVEKEYQLGLANYQAGKVEEARQNFDNALNSLLGSNLDVRSDERLQTEFDHIVEGVNKLYPGGTAEADSPQDSSQEAQQKTEPAPIDETNGITPAPDAGVKAKAQAEIKNMHSDLPLMMTDQVAGYITYFSGRGRGTFEHAFARSGRYHDMIVSTLKQEGLPQDLIYLAQAESGFHPLAVSRAGARGIWQFMASRGRGYGLHHNMWVDDRQDPEKSTRAAAHHLKDLYNQFGDWYLAMAAYNSGPGTVQAAVKRTGYADFWELYRRNVLPKETRNYVPIILAVTIMAKNPSQYGLDGVAMEHPADYDAVTINYPVDLRLVAECVGSTPDQLEDLNPSLLRMTTPREGPFELHLPAGTKDQYETAVASIPADMRLWWRYHTVRSGDTLASLARTYHTTPKSIVAANHLEGTELEADAQLVIPVTPGKHPTSDTATYARRITRYKVHAGDTVETVADNFGISPQMLRRWNGIHGDSLRGRKVLALHLPVSPSAHEPEVASTRSKAKHPGVVTKPAETAVTKAPATKSAQIERVPVVAAVVHHKVRSGETLYSIANAYRTTVAALKRDNRNVAVIRPGMILIVQAAR